gacactggggacactgggatgggatggggctggaagtTTCTGTGGGGTTGGAAGTTTCTGTGAGGCTGGAATGGGGTGAGATGGGATctatgggatgggattgatgggatggggctggaagtttctatggggttgggatggggtgggatgggtcTGGAAGTTTctatggggcagggatgggatggggctggaagtTTCTATGGGGTTGGAAGTTTTTATGGGGCTGGAACgagatgggatcgatgggatggggctggaagtTTCTATAGGGAGGGAAGTGTCTGTGGGGTAGAAGTTtctatgggatgggatgggatctatgggatggggctggaagtTTCCATGGGGTTGGAAGGTtctgtggggttgggatgggatgcGATGGGGTTGGAATTTtctgtggggttgggatgggGCTGGAAGTTTCCATGGGGTTGGAAGGTtctgtggggttgggatgggatgcGATGGGGTTGGAATTTtctgtggggttgggatgggatgggatccctggGATGGGGTCGTGAGGTTCTATGGGGcaggaatggggtgggatggggctggaagtttctatggggcagggatgggatgggatgggatccctgggatggggctggaagtTTCTATGGGGCTGGAATTTTTTATGAGGCTGGAAgtttctgtggggctgggatgggatggggctggcatCTCCCTGGGGACacaagtgccacctgtccccgcggtgtccccgcggCGTCCCGCAGCCATGCCGCTGCcggtgctggccctgctgctgctgctgctcgccgCCCGCCCCGGGGCCGCGCTGCCCGGGCAGGACGGGCCGGGGGAGCCCGCGGAGGGTCCCGAGGAGGCGGCGGGCAGCGCGGATTTCCTGAGCCGGCAGCTGCAGAGCCTGAGCGAGCTGGTGAGCAGAGAGCTGCCCCCGCAGCTGCGGCCCCAGGAGCTGCGCGCACAGGCCGGGTACGgcaccgggacccctccccaattccgGGACCccacccgggacccctccccaattccaGAACCCTCCCCAATTCCAGAACCcttcccgggacccctccccaattccgGGACTCTCCCCGGGACCCTtgccccgggacccctccccattccAGAACCCTCCCTGGGACCTCTCCCCATTCCTGGCCCCCTCCCCAAttccgggacccctccccaattccaGAACCCtgcccgggacccctccccaattccggaaccctccctgagacccctccTTTCCTGGGACCCCTCCTCACTTGGGACCCCTCCCCTGACCCCTGCCCAGGACCCGTCCTGTCCCCTCCCTTCCCGAGACCCCTCCTCGGGACCCTCCCGGGACCCCTCCCTTCTCTGGGACCCCATCCTCTCCTCGAGACCCCTCCCGTGACcctccccagacccctcccctctctgggacccctccccatggcCGCTgacccccccggtgccccccaggCTGTACCTGGAGCGCGCTAACAAACAGCTGGAGCCGCTGGCCCGGGAGCTGCAGAACAACGTGCTGGGGCTGTTCTCgtccctgctggggctgcgcCGGGCCGAGACCCCCGAGACCCCCTGAGAGCCCCGAGACCCCCGGGGAGACACCCCCGAGACCCCCCGAGACACCCGGGGGATACCCCTGAGACCCCCTGAGAGCCCCGAGACCCCCGGGGAGACACCCCTGAGAGCCCCACATGGACCTGGACTGAGCCCTGAGACCCCCAGGATGGGCCTGGACACAGCCCCGAGACCCCCGCATggaccccaaaacagcccaaagacCCCCTGAGAGCCCCCCCACGGTTCCCAAATACAGCCCTGAGACCCCCACACGAACCCCAATATGGCCCTGAGACCCCCACATGGATACCGAGACAGCCCTGAGACCCCCAGGATGGGCCCAGACGCAGCCCTGAGatcccccaagacccccaaataAAGCCCTGAACATCCCCCCGTGTCtttggaattggggctggggggTCCTTGGGGCTGTGGGGGTGTCATTTGGGCTGGGGGGACCATGGGGCTTTGAGGGGGGTCCCCATTGCTGTTTGGGGGGGGTCTCTGTGGCTGTTGGGGGTTCCTTGGGGTTTTGAGGGCGGTCCCGGTTGCAGGGGGGGTGTCCCTGGGCCTGTCGGGGAGTCCCCGCCGCTGTTTgcggggggtctctgtccctgttgGGGGGTTCTCTAAGGAGGGGGCGGTCCCTGAGCCTGTGGGGTGGCGTCCCTGGACCTGTCAGAGGGTCCCTGTCGCTGTTTGGGGGGGGTCCCTGCTGCTATGGGGGGGGTCCCTGGGCCTGTGTGGGGGGGGGGTCCCTGGACCTGTCAGAGGGTCCCTGTCGCTGTTtgggggggggtctctgctgCTATGGGGGGGTCCCTGAGACTGTCGAGGGTCCCCATTGCTCTTTAGGGGGGGTCCCCGTTGCTGTGGGGGGGGTCTCTGAGGAGGGGGCGGTCCCTTGGCTGTGGGTGCCGCCCCCTCAGCCAAGCCCCGCccacctcctctcctctcctctctgcccTCACTAAACATGGCGGCGCCGCCTCACGCACCGGGCGCGCCCTAACCCAAGATGGCGGCGATGACGTCACAGCGCCCGCCACTCCCGTAGACAAGATGGCCGCGCCGTGCCGGGGTGGCGGCGTGACGTCACTTCCGGCGGGGCGGCATGGCGGGGCCCGGCCATGGCGGacgcggcggcgcggcgggcggtggcggagctgccgctgctgcGGGCACCGGCGGGGCCGAGGGACCGCGAGGGCTGGGCCGAGCGGCTGCGAGAGGAGTACCGGGCGCTCATCCAGGTGCGTGCGTGGCGTTCCTCCCCTCACGGATGCCGCCTGGCCGTGCTTCCGTTCCGTCTCGGGGCTCTCCCGGTGTCTCAAATCCCTCCCGGTTTTCCCCTCGCGGTGTCGCTGCGGTGTCCCTCCGCTGCTTCCCTCCATCTCCCAGACCACCCCCATGTCCACGCCGGTGTCCCCCGGTGTCTCCTCGATACTCCCGGTGTTCCTCAATCCCGCCGGTGTCCCGCCTTGATGTCCTTTTTCaccccctccgtgtcccctcagTACTCCCGGTGTCCCCCGGTCCCACCCGGTGTTCCCCCGTGAGTCCCTTCGATACTCCCGGTGTTCCTCAATCCCGCCGGTGTCCCGCCTTGATGTCCTTTTTCaccccctccgtgtcccctcagtactcccggtgtccccccggtATCCCCCGGTGTCTTCTCGATACTCCCTGTGTGCCCCCGGTGTTCCCTGTcaccccccggtgtccccctgtcccacccggTGTCCCCCCATGAGTCCCCTCGATACCCCCGGTGTCTCTCAATCCGTCCCGGTGTCCCCCGTTCCATCTCCCCGGTCACCCCTCGGTGTCCTCCGGTCTCCCCTGGCGTTCCCGGTGTGTCCCGGTGCCCCCTCGATCCTCCCgttgtccccccggtgtcccccatgAGTCCCTTTGACACTCCCGGTATCCCCCCCTTGCCGGTACCGCTCCCCCGGTCCCGGTGACCCCCCCCCGGTATCCCGGCAGTACGTGGAGAACAACAAACGGGCTGACACCGATTGGTTCCGCCTGGAGTCCAACCCCGAGGGCACCCGGTAAGGGGAGAGGGGGCTCCGGGACCCCCCCCCGGTCACACCGGGACCCCCCGTGATTGTCACAAACCCCCCCGGGGCTGCTCCGGTGACCGGGGCGAGGTCCCAGCACCGGGGGAGGggtttgagggaatttggggggccCTGGGGGGGGCTGCTCGGTGACCGGGGGGGTCCCGGAGATGCGGGGggggggggctctgaggggttttggggggctctgaggggtttAGGGAGggtctgaggggttttgggggggtttaggGAGGGTCCTGAAGGGGTCTTGGGGGGCTCTGAGGTTTTTTCGGggggttcctgcagggatctgaatggttttgggggggtcccagagGGGGTTACCCCACACTAAGGGGGTCCtgaaggggttttggggggctctgaggggttttggggggggggatcCTTGGCTGGTTTCCACacactgaggggttttggggggctctgagggttttttggaggggctctgaggggttttgggggggatccTTGGCTGGTTCCCACACACTgagaggtttttttggggggggggtgtcTTAGGTGGTtatgaggggtttggggggtccagggtttttgggggggggtcctggaggaGTCTGaatggttttgggggggtttcccCACACTGAGGGGGTCCTGGGAGGGCCTTAGGGGGagtctgaggggttttggggggggtctgAGGACGTCCTGGGGGTGTCTTAAGGGGGTCTGAGGGGTTTTTAGGGGGGctctgagggttttttgggggggtcctggggggctctgaggggtttTGAGGGGGATCCTTGGCTGGTTCCCACacactgagggttttttttttgggggggggggggggtctggaGGACTGGGGAGGGGGTCCTGAGGGTCActaaggggttttggggggtcccagagggGTCTCGGGGTCACTGAGGTGttttggggggggtctcagggggtgtCACTGagggtccccccgtgtccccaggtggtCGGGCAGGTGCTGGTACATCCACGAGCTGCTCAAGTACGAGTTCAACATCGAGTTCGAGGTGAGGAGGGGGTCtcgggggggggggtttgggggggtctcaggggggttttgggggtgctgacCCCTCCCCTGCCCCCCCAGATCCCGGTGACGTACCCGGGCACCGCCCCCGAAATCGCCATCCCCGAGCTGGACGGGAAAACAGCCAAGATGTACCGGTGAGGGGgatggggggtcctggggggcttgGGGGGGGTCTGAGGGCGTTTTTGGGGTGcttgaggggctttgggggggatcccggggagggttgaggtgttttgggggggttttggaggagttttgggggggtcctgggggactCCTGGAGGGCTTGGGGGGTCCTGGGACTCAGGAGGGGTCTTGGGGAGGGGTCTGAGGAGCTTTTTGGGGGGTTTGAGGGGCtttgggaggggtccctgggggggtTGAGGTGTTTTAGGGGGCGTCCTGGGGGCCTTGGGGGGgattgggggtgctgggggtgggtcctgggggggtttggggggtcctggggctcAGGAGGGGTcttggggagggtttgggggtccTAGGGGGGTGCTGTGGGGGGTACTGGGGAGGGTTTTGGGGCTTGGGGGAGAatttttggggggcttgagggCTCCTGGGGGTTGCTTGGGCGTCCTAGGGGGGGCttggggggttctgaggggggATCTGAGGGgcttttgggggagtttgaggggctttggggggaggTCCCCAGGGGGTTTGAGGTGTTTTGGGGGGGCTTTGAGGTGTTTTGGAGGGTTCCTGGGGGGTGGGCTTGGGGAGGACTTGGGGGTTTgcgggggtcctgggggtgtttgggggggaGTCTGGGGTTCAGGAGGGTCTGAGAGGGGtcttggggggtcctggggaggattttggggcttGGGGGGGGAAGCTTGTGAGGATCCTGGGGGGTTtgaggtgtttttggggggggtctGAGGTGCTTGGGGGGATTCTGGGAGGGAtcctggggaggattttggggcttaggggggaggtttggggggtttgggggggcttaGGGGGTTCTGGGGTCATTGGGGGGGGTCCCGGgaaggttttggggggtcccgggggggctcTGACAGCTCAATGCCCACGCAGGGGGGGTAAGATCTGCCTCAGTGACCACTTCAAGCCCCTGTGGGCCAGGAACGTGCCCAAGTTCGGGCTGGCACACCTGATGGCACTGGGGGTGAGCACcggggggggcaccgggggtggcaccggggaggggggggcacgggggtggcactggaggggggGCTGTCAGAATTTTGGGGTGGCAGGTTGTGACACCGAGCGGGGTGACATCCATAGAGGGAGTGTGACACGGTGGGGGGGGGGTTATCACCCTTCTGGGGGGTGTGACACAGAGGGGGTGACACCGAGGGGGGGTCACCCATTCTGGGGGTGTGACACTAAGGGGGGGGGTGACACCTGTGGGGGGGGGTGACACTGAGAGGGTAACGCCCATACAGGTGTGACACCAAGGGGGAAGTGACCTGTTCTTGgggttgtgacactgaggggaactGTCACATTCTGGGGGGGTGACACCAAGGGGGGGTGACACGTTCTTGGGGTGTGACACTGAGGGGGGTGACACGTTCTGGGGGtgtccccaccccactgacccctgtccccacagctgggtccctggctggccgtggagatcCCGGACCTGATCTCCAAAGGCCTCATCCAGCACAAGGACAAGTGACCAACTTGGGGGGACCTTGGGGGTCCCCCACCCCACTTTGGGGGTCCCCCACTCTTGGGGGTCCCCCATTcccctcccagctgctgccaccccTCCCCACCGCTTCGCTGCTGCTCCCCAATAAACGCTGAACCCCGATTTAGTGACGGTTTGTTATTTTGGGGGTGACACGGAGGGGATTTGTGTGTCCCCCACCAAAAACCCGCGAGGGTCGCGGCCCCTTTAAGACGCCGCGCGGTTTCCATGGCGACGCGCGGTGCGAGTGGGCGTGGCCGGGAGGGCGGCGCATGCGCAGAGCCAGCGGCGAGgccgccgggggcggggccggcggaggGAGGCACAAAGATGGCGGCGGGTGCGGCGGGAGTTGTTGCCATGGCGGCCCGCGGGAGGTGCGGGGGGACCGCGGGGCGACCCCGCCGAGGGGCGCAGGGGGGCGAGGGGGGGCCGCacttggggctgggggggctcgggGACAGCGGACACCCCCCCcaggggagcggcggggccgggcggggggtgCGGGACAGGGCCCCGGGGGGCGGGGGGGTACCGGGATGATGGGGGGGGCAGCGGGAGCGCCTCAGGGGGGTACCGGGATAGGGGAGGGGGGAACCGGGGTGGGGGGGGAGCACAGGGGAGACCCCCGGTGAGGAACCCCGGGCCCGGAGAGGGGGGCGGGGCCCTGAGGGCCGGGGGGTGATGGGGGCACCGGGAGGGGTCCGGGGGGTGCGGGAACCGCTTTGGGGGGACCCCCGGGGAGTGCGGGGGGCTGAGCCCGGGAACCCCTTTGGGGGGACCCCGGGATTGCGGGGGGCTGAGTCCGGGGGGTGCGGGAACCGGTTTGGGGGGGCCCCCGGGGGGTGCGGGGAGCTGCGGGCCCGAGGGTGCGGGAACCGCTTTGGGGGGACCCGGGGATTGCGGGTGGGCCCGAGCTTTGGGGTCCCCCCAAGCTTTGTGTCCCCCTGAGCTTTGAGGTACCccgaggttttggggtcccccaaaGCTTTGCGGTCCTCCCGAGCTTTGGAATCCCTCCGAGGCTTTGGAGTCCCCCCGAGGCTTTGAGATCCCCCCGAGGCTTTGGGGTCCCCCGAGCTTTGGGGTCCCCTCGAGTTTTGGGATCCCCCCGATCTTTGGTGTTCCCCCTGAGCTTTGGGATCCCCCGGGCTTTGGAGTCCCCTGAGGTTTTGAGCTTCTCCCGAGGCTTTGGGATCCCCCCATCTTTGGGTCCCCCCGATCCTGGGTGTCCCCCCGGTGACCCCGATGTCCCCGCAGGGCCCCCGCCGACGGGACGCTGTGTCCGGCCGCCGGGCGCGGGGGGCTGTGAGCAGGTGGGTGCCCCTTCCCCTCGCCCTTGTCACACCCCCTCGACCCCGCCACCTTGTCACCGTGCTGTCGCTGTCCCCGCAGGCCCCGCCATGCCCCAGGCCTCGGAGCACCGCCTGGGCCGCGCCAGGGACCCCGGTGCCCCCGTGGTGACGGCGCAGCCCCGGGCGGGCTCCCGCCTGCCCAGCGGGCACCGAGCGCTGAGCCAGGAGCGCCATGCGGCCCCCAacgggctcagcccggcccccaAACTGCGCCTgctgccgccccggcccccgccgccccccgacGACCCCCGCCCCAAGAAGCTGGAGctggagcggggccgggcggccaAACGGGGGGACCCCGCTCCCCGCGGGCCGGGGGGACGCCGGGGGCCGCTCAAGGCCGATCACGGCGTGAGGGTGCCCGGGGGAGCCCCGCAGGTGCCCGGCAGCGCCTCCTTCTCGCTGCCCAGCGCGGCCGAGCGCCGCCGGAGCAACCTGGCCCGCTCCAAATCCATCAGCATCGGCGACCTgagccagggaggaggaggaggaggcggcggtgTCGCCGGCGTCCCCAGCCGCGCCGAGGACGTGGCGGTGGCGCTGAGCCGCTTGGTGCTCAGGGACTGCGGGCACCCGCTGGGTGCGGGCGCGCTGGCGCTCCGCCGGAGCTCCTCGCTGCGCAGGGTCGCCGTGAGCACCGGGCCCGACGGCAAAGGCACCGCGGCGCTGCTCTCCGTGCGCCCCGAGGGCggcccccgcgcccgccccgagCCCGCCTTCGGACACGGCCCCGGCAGCCCCGCCAGCGGCCGGACCGAGGACAAGGCCGCGGTAAGAGACCGCGGGGGACCGAGGGATGGCTGTGGGGTGGGGCagccgtgtccccagccctggggacggTTTGAGGCCCTCTCGGTGTCCCCAGCTTTGCAGACGTTTTGTGACCCCTGCAGTatccccaggtttggggacgtgttgAGATACCAGCAGTGTCCTCAGCTTTTGGGACATTTTGAGACCcctcacactgtccccagccttggggacattttgagacccctcacactgtccccagctttggggacattttgccacccccacagtgtccccagcatTGGGGACATTTTGTGATTCCAATGCTGTCTCCAGCTTTTGGgacccccacagtgtccccagccttggggacattttgaggCCCCTGCAGTCTCCCCAGCCTCGAGGATATTTTGCAacccccacgctgtccccagccTTGGGGACGTTTTGCcacccccacagtgtccccatcctcGGGGACATTTTCAGACCCCCATAGCGTCCCCAGGTTAGGGGACATTTTGTGACTCCCACACTGTCCTCATTCTCTGGGACATTTTGTGATCCTTTTCAATGTCCCCAGCTTTGAGGACATTTTGAGACCCCCAAACTGTCCTTAGCTTTTGGGACATTTTGAGACCCCCCATGCTGTCCCCATCCTCAGGGACACTTTGAgacccccacagtgtccccagcgtTGGGGACACGTTGAGacccccacgctgtccccatccTGGGGGACACTTTGTGTCCCCGCTCAGGCTGGGTGACATcgccagggtggcacaggggtggccctCTCACCTGTCCCCGCTCCAGTCCTGTTTTGGGGACCCCCACCGCTCTGGGGTGGGGTCGCTGCTGTCCCCCCAGCTCAGGTGGCCGGTGCCATCCTTGTGTCCACACAGCTCCGGAGTGACCACAAGTGACCGGTGGCACtctggtgacactgaggtgacaccgcGGTggccgccgccccctccccgttTCCGCATCCGTgccccccccctccccatccctcaccTGCCGTGCCACGTGTGGGGCTGATCGTAATCCCCAAAACGCCACCAGGCCACGGCCACCCTGCCTTGTCCCCCCTCGGGGTGTCCCCAGCGCTGTCACAGGGTGTCCCTCATCCCCgccagccccccaaaaccccctctgtGGAAACCAcggggaggatttttggggggtgtttACCCCGCAGGGGCGGCAGCTCCGGCTAATTAATCCCCGCGGGATGAGCCCAGAATAGCGCGGGGGAATCGGATCAGCTAATGGGCTGAGGGGGGGAGGAGGGCGCACGGCGGTGACCGGtggtgccgccgccgccggtgcCACCGGGAGCCGCggcggccatgccggggctgcagGGAGCCACGCTGGTGGCGGAGCTGCCGCGGAAGCTGCAGCGCTCGCTGCTGCCCCGCCGGGAGCTGCCGGGCCGCGGCACCGACATCGCCGAGTCCGTGGTGCACACGGCGGTCATGGGGCTGCTGCTGGTCACCGGAGAGGTGAAGGCACCGCCGGtggggggacagccggggggacaCGCGGGGGGACGGGACGGGGTGTGGCTCACCGGGTGTCCCTCGCTGTGTCCCCCCCAGACACACCACACGCTGCTGCTGGGCTCGGGCCACGTTGGCCTCAGGAATTTGGGCAACACGGTAAGAGGGCAGCGAGACCTTcccggggagggatttggggtcatcttGGGCTTCCCAACCTTCCCGTCCCTGTGTTCTGGGCTGTGGGAAGGATTTGGGGTCATCTCGGGGTCCCCAACCCTCCTGTTCCTCTGTTCTGGGGTGCAGGAGGGATTTGGGATCGCCTCGGGGTCCCCATCTCTCCTGTCCTGGGctgtgggagggatttggggtcacctcGGGGTTCCTAACCCTCCTGTCCTTCCGTTCTGGCAtgcaggagggatttggggtcacctcGGGGTCACCTGGGGGTCCCCAGCTCTCCTGTCCTGGGCTGTGGGAGGGATTTGGTGTCACCTCGAGGTCCCCCAAGCTCAGTGGCCTTGGTCCCATCTTCTtgtcctgctgggatgtcacattcccagagctcccccagccccacagtgctgtccccagggtccccaaccctcctgtccctgtgttcTGGGGTGCGGGAGGGATTCAGGGTCACCTCGGGGTCCCCAACtctcctgtcctgtcctggggtgtggaagggatttggggtcacctcGGGGTCCCCCAGCCTTGGTGGCCATGGTCCTGTCCTCCtgtcctgctgggatgtcacattCCCAGAGCCCCACAGTGCTGTCCCCATGGTCCCCAaccctcctgtccctctgtcctggcctgtgggagggatttggggtcaccttGGGGTCCCCAAGGCTCGTggtcctgtcctgctggggatgtcccccagccccacagcgctgtccccacggTCCCCAgccctcctgtccctctgtcctggccTGTGGGAGGGATCTGAGGTCCCTTTGGTGTCCTTTAAgtgtcccttggtgtcccctgGGCGTCCCCTCAGCGTCCCCGACCCTCTTTGTGCTGTCCcaccacagccccatcccactgGGGCCATCACATCCCCGGGTCCCCCCAGCCCCACGGGACAGCAGGGCCACCCTGAGGGAGCCCTGGTGACAGTGGCACACGCCGTgatgtccccgcggtgtcccctcagtgcttCATGAACGCCGTGCTGCAGTGCCTGAGCAGCACCAAGCCCCTGCGCGATTACTGCCTGCGCCGCGActtccagcaggagcagccccccGGCCCCCGCGCCCCCCAGGAGCTCACCGaaggtgggacagagccccaaacccccccccagAACGTTCCAGAACCCCCTCAGGGGGCGCTGAGcccgccgtgtccccgctgtccccgcagccTTCGCCGATGTCATCGCCGCCCTCTGGCACCCCGACTCCTCCGAGGCCGTCAACCCCGGGCGCTTCAAGGCCGTGTTCCAGAAATACGTGCCCTCCTTCACGGGTTACAGGTGAGAtatcccccccaaaaacacccttTTGGGGACCCCCTTCCCCCCCAAGGGGACAAAGTGCCACCGAGTGTCCCCGCAGCCAGCAGGACGCGCAGGAATTCCTCAAGTTCTTCATGGACCGGCTGCACGTGGAGATCAACAGGAAGGGCCGGCGCACCCCCAGCATCCTGTCGGACACACGGAGAGCCCCGGCCCTGGAGGACCCCGAAACGCTCAGGTGAGAGAGGGGGGGAGGCTTGTTGGGGAGGAGGAACCCCGATTTTGGGGACAGCTGTCACCCCAACGTCGCCTCGGTGTCGCCTTTGCAGCGACGACGAGCGCGCCAACCAGATGTGGAAGCGCTACCTGGAGAGGGAGGACAGCAAGATCGTGGGTGAGCGCTGGTAATGGGGGTGTGCCCCcttccctgggaccccaaaacctctgGGGGtgccccccctgagccccctcttTGCCCCCCAGATCTCTTTGTGGGGCAGCTGAAGAGCTGCCTCAAGTGCCAGGCCTGCGGCTACCGCTCCACCACCTTCGAGGTGTTCTGCGACCTCTCGCTGCCCATCCCAAAGGTAGGGTGGGGTGACCCCCAAAAACCCTGCAgatccccccccaaaaacccttcAGATCCCTCAAAACCTTCAGATCCCCTGAAATCCCTCAGACCTATCCAAAAACCCTTCAGACTCCCACAAAAACCCTTCAGACTCCTCCAAAAACCTTTCAGATCCTCCCAAAAATACTTCAGACCTGTCCAAAACCCTTCAAAGCCCCCAAAAACCTTTCAGAGCCCCAAAAACCCTGcagaccccccaaaaacccttcAGACTCCTCAAAAAACCCCTCAGACCACCCCAAAAACCCTTCAGACCTGTCCAAAACCCCTTCAAACCTTGTCCAAAAACTCTTCAGACCTCCCACAAACCCTTCAGACCACCCCAAAAATGCTTCAGACCCCCCCTAAAAAACCCCTCAGGGCCCCCCCAAAACCCTCTCACAACCCCTAAATTCCCCCACtgaccccccaaattcctctcttGCCCACCCCAGAAAAGCTTTGCCGGGGGCAAGGTCTCGCTGCACGACTGCTTCAGCCTCTTCACCAAGGAGGAGGAGCTGGACTCGGAGAACGCCCCGGTGAGAGGATGAACCCCCCCGGGGACACCCCACCCCGAACCCCCCAATTTGTCCCCAAAGcgtccctgatgtcccctggcCCCTCAGGTGTGTGACAAGTGCCGGCAGCGCACGCGCAGCACCAAGAAGTTGACGATCCAGCGCTTCCCACGCATCCTGGTGCTCCGTATCCTTTGGGAATCAGCCCCGAGCTGGGGGACACCCCccaaatttttttggggggatgggtgggcagcacaggggtcacccatcccatcttctccttcccTTAACCCCGGGCAGACCTGAACAGGTTCTCCACCACGCGCTACTCCATCAAGAAATGCTCCGTCTTCGTGGACTTCCCGCTGCAGCAGCTCAACCTGCGCGAGTTCGCCAGCGAGAAGGCCGGT
The DNA window shown above is from Melospiza melodia melodia isolate bMelMel2 chromosome 25, bMelMel2.pri, whole genome shotgun sequence and carries:
- the UFC1 gene encoding ubiquitin-fold modifier-conjugating enzyme 1, translating into MADAAARRAVAELPLLRAPAGPRDREGWAERLREEYRALIQYVENNKRADTDWFRLESNPEGTRWSGRCWYIHELLKYEFNIEFEIPVTYPGTAPEIAIPELDGKTAKMYRGGKICLSDHFKPLWARNVPKFGLAHLMALGLGPWLAVEIPDLISKGLIQHKDK
- the USP21 gene encoding ubiquitin carboxyl-terminal hydrolase 21, yielding MPQASEHRLGRARDPGAPVVTAQPRAGSRLPSGHRALSQERHAAPNGLSPAPKLRLLPPRPPPPPDDPRPKKLELERGRAAKRGDPAPRGPGGRRGPLKADHGVRVPGGAPQVPGSASFSLPSAAERRRSNLARSKSISIGDLSQGGGGGGGGVAGVPSRAEDVAVALSRLVLRDCGHPLGAGALALRRSSSLRRVAVSTGPDGKGTAALLSVRPEGGPRARPEPAFGHGPGSPASGRTEDKAATHHTLLLGSGHVGLRNLGNTCFMNAVLQCLSSTKPLRDYCLRRDFQQEQPPGPRAPQELTEAFADVIAALWHPDSSEAVNPGRFKAVFQKYVPSFTGYSQQDAQEFLKFFMDRLHVEINRKGRRTPSILSDTRRAPALEDPETLSDDERANQMWKRYLEREDSKIVDLFVGQLKSCLKCQACGYRSTTFEVFCDLSLPIPKKSFAGGKVSLHDCFSLFTKEEELDSENAPVCDKCRQRTRSTKKLTIQRFPRILVLHLNRFSTTRYSIKKCSVFVDFPLQQLNLREFASEKAGSPVYSLYALCNHSGSVHYGHYTAFCRDPAGWRVYNDSRVSPISENQVPSSEGYVLFYELEEPPGRRA